In one Musa acuminata AAA Group cultivar baxijiao chromosome BXJ2-5, Cavendish_Baxijiao_AAA, whole genome shotgun sequence genomic region, the following are encoded:
- the LOC135613121 gene encoding small ribosomal subunit protein eS7-like — protein sequence MFTARKKIQKDKGAEPTEFEDTVAQAFFDLENGNQELKSDLKDLYINSAVQVDVAGNRKAVVIHVPYRLRKAFRKIHVRLVRELEKKFSGKDVILVASRRILRPPKKGSAVVRPRSRTLTAVHDAILEDVVYPAEIVGKRIRYRLDGSKIMKIFLDPKERNNTEYKTETFTSVYRRLCGKDVVFEYPVTESA from the exons ATGTTTACCGCAAGGAAAAAGATACAAAAAGATAAGGGTGCTGAGCCGACCGAGTTTGAGGACACTGTTGCCCAG GCATTCTTTGATTTAGAGAATGGGAATCAGGAGTTAAAGAGTGACTTGAAGGACCTTTACATCAACTCAGCTGT TCAAGTGGATGTAGCTGGCAATAGGAAAGCTGTTGTTATCCATGTTCCGTATAGACTTCGGAAAGCCTTCAGGAAGATTCATGTGAGACTCGTTAGAGAATTGGAAAAGAAGTTTAGTGGGAAG GATGTGATTCTCGTTGCTAGTCGAAGGATACTGAGGCCACCTAAGAAAGGTTCTGCCGTTGTGCGCCCTCGCAGCCGCACTCTCACTGCCGTTCATGATGCCATCTTGGAAGATGTAGTTTACCCTGCTGAAATTGTTGGAAAGCGCATAAGATATCGTCTGGATGGCTCTAAGATCATGAAG ATTTTCCTTGACCCAAAGGAGCGGAACAACACGGAATACAAAACAGAGACCTTCACGAGTGTTTACCGGAGGCTTTGTGGGAAGGACGTGGTATTTGAGTACCCTGTCACCGAGAGTGCATGA
- the LOC103986195 gene encoding gamma-interferon-responsive lysosomal thiol protein encodes MAATARLLLFLVVSFLASSSSFSRVAISTTSSPASPRNVSLALYYETLCPYCSNFIVNHLSKIFHDGLISIVDLDLIPYGNARLGSDSTISCQHGLNECLLNTVEACAINAWPDLSIHFSFIYCVEHLVLEHKYTEWESCFSKLGLDSNAVLNCYDSGHGKELELQYAEKTDSLQPPHRYVPWVVVDGQPLYEDYENFEAYICKAYHGEPPETCLGLLPKKDHKMKADNHVSYADEMISSSIAAVHGVAKIDMVV; translated from the exons ATGGCCGCTACGGCTCGCCTTCTCCTCTTTCTCGTCGTCTCCTTCCTCGCCTCCTCATCCTCCTTTTCTCGTGTTGCCATCTCCAccacctcttcccctgcttcgcCTCGGAATGTTTCGCTGGCTCTCTACTACGAGACCCTCTGCCCTTACTGCTCCAACTTCATCGTCAACCATCTATCCAAAATCTTCCACGACGGCCTCATCTCCATCGTCGACCTCGACCTCATTCCCTATGGCAACGCCCGCCTCGGCTCCGACTCCACCATCTCTTGCCAG CATGGCCTCAACGAGTGCTTATTGAACACTGTGGAAGCCTGTGCCATCAATGCTTGGCCTGATCTG AGCATACATTTTAGTTTCATTTATTGTGTCGAACATCTGGTTTTGGAGCATAAATACACCGAGTGGGAATCCTGCTTCTCAAAACTTGGTCTGGATTCAAATGCTGTTTTAAATTGCTATGATAGCGGACATGGGAAAGAG CTTGAATTACAGTATGCAGAGAAAACAGATTCCCTTCAGCCCCCACATAGATATGTACCCTGGGTGGTAGTGGATGGGCAGCCACTGTATGAG GATTATGAAAATTTTGAAGCTTACATCTGCAAAGCATATCATGGTGAGCCTCCAGAGACTTGCTTAGGTTTGCTCCCGAAGAAGGATCACAAGATGAAAGCAGACAATCATGTATCTTATGCTGATGAAATGATCAGCTCCTCCATTGCTGCTGTTCACGGTGTCGCAAAGATAGATATGGTAGTCTAG
- the LOC135611914 gene encoding protein BREAST CANCER SUSCEPTIBILITY 2 homolog B-like translates to MDADNAVTYRFYDAFHHDEIGLEAFQGMLLKSGASSSNATEEWVANHYRWIVWKLASFERCYSTQVGIKFLTVCNVLEELKYRYEREVNYGHRSALKKILDGDASPASMMVLCVSAIHSTSRPTMLKANDSNYPDEDIKKLYDSSSTVTKINCQTRIELTDGWYSLDALLDVWLSKQLAAGKLFVGQKLRICGAGLCGWVGPVSSLEASKTVHMLIHINGTYRAQWDEKLGFCKRISAPLAFSCIKVSGGKIPRTLVGITRVYPVLYKERFPDGVYVVRSERLEKKALQIYNQRRCNIAEAIMSEQLDVFVDINDGDEGAKLCKILETAADPEVLMADMTSEQLFSVSTYQAKQKEIRQSHLQKMIEKALKDAGVASREVTPFMRVRVAGLTSKYSCRKGRFREGLITIWSPTEDQKVDLVEGKIYDVSGLMPLNFSMDVLYLQGGGYSTVWKNLPSTEADKYEPFFNPRKSVNLSNLGEIPLASEFDIAAMILHVEDVCMSGRQKKQWIFITDGCNCSSTSQYQEQHDCLLAVSFSSPMVDKDLFSHHHEGTVVGFYNLVKRARDQTNHLWVAEATENSTYSVSYNLPGNCHLKVAATSAHRWAKLSYLTIQKLKERISNILGHHEISR, encoded by the exons ATGGATGCAGATAATGCTGTGACTTACAGGTTTTATGATgcatttcatcatgatgaaattggaTTAGAAGCCTTTCAGGGCATGCTGCTCAAGTCTGGTGCATCATCATCAAATGCTACAGAAGA GTGGGTAGCAAATCACTACAGATGGATTGTCTGGAAACTTGCATCTTTCGAGAGATGCTATTCAACTCAAGTTGGAATCAAATTCTTAACAGTTTGCAATGTTCTTGAGGAATTGAAATACAG GTATGAGAGGGAAGTAAACTATGGTCATAGATCGGCGCTAAAGAAAATCTTGGATGGGGATGCATCGCCTGCATCTATGATGGTTCTATGTGTTTCAGCAATCCATTCTACTTCACGACCAACAATGCTAAAAGCAAATGATTCAAATTATCCAGATGAAGATATTAAGAAACTTTATGACAGTAGTTCAACAGTGACCAAAATTAATTGTCAAACTCGAATAGAACTAACTGATGGATG GTACTCTTTGGATGCCTTGCTAGATGTATGGCTGTCGAAACAGCTCGCTGCTGGAAAGCTGTTTGTTGGCCAAAAGCTTCGG ATTTGTGGTGCTGGGCTATGTGGTTGGGTTGGACCTGTTTCATCTCTTGAG gcaTCAAAGACAGTCCATATGCTGATACATATAAATGGGACTTACAGGGCTCAGTGGGATGAGAAACTCGGATTTT GCAAGAGAATTTCTGCTCCTTTGGCTTTTAGCTGCATCAAAGTCTCTGGGGGTAAAATCCCTCGAACGTTGGTGGGAATTACAAGGGTTTACCCCGTTTTATACAAGGAGAG GTTTCCTGACGGTGTTTATGTTGTAAGATCAGAAAGATTGGAAAAGAAGGCACTTCAGATATACAACCAGAG ACGATGTAATATTGCAGAGGCTATTATGTCTGAGCAATTGGATGTTTTTGTCGACATAAATGATGGTGATGAAGGGGCAAAACTTTGCAAGATACTTGAGACTGCTGCTGACCCTGAAGTTTTAATGGCAGATATGACGTCAGAGCAACTATTTTCCGTCTCAACTTACCAGGCAAAGCAAAAG GAGATTAGGCAATCACATCTGCAGAAGATGATTGAGAAAGCTTTGAAAGATGCTGGCGTTGCTTCAAGGGAGGTCACGCCCTTTATGAGGGTTAGGGTGGCAGGTTTAACCAGTAAATACTCATGCAGAAAGGGCCGATTCAGGGAAGGCTTGATAACAATCTGGAGCCCAACTGAGGATCAG AAAGTTGACCTGGTAGAAGGAAAAATATATGATGTTTCAGGGCTTATGCCACTGAACTTTAGTATGGATGTCCTTTATCTTCAAGGTGGTGGATATTCCACTGTATGGAAAAACTTGCCCTCGACGGAGGCTGATAAATATGA ACCATTTTTTAATCCTCGCAAATCAGTCAACTTGTCAAATTTGGGTGAGATACCTCTAGCAAG TGAATTTGATATTGCAGCAATGATTTTGCATGTCGAGGATGTTTGCATGTCTGGACGCCAGAAAAAGCAATGGATTTTCATTACAGACGGATGCAATTGTAGCTCAACTTCTCAATATCAGGAACAACATGATTGTTTGCTTGCTGTCAGCTTCTCGTCACCTATGGTGGACAAGGATCTGTTCAGCCACCACCATGAAGGAACCGTA GTTGGGTTCTATAATCTGGTGAAGCGAGCGAGGGATCAGACAAATCATCTTTGGGTTGCAGAAGCAACTGAAAATTCTACATATTCTGTCTCTTACAACCTTCCTGGCAATTGTCATCTAAAGGTAGCAGCAACATCTGCTCATAGATGGGCAAAATTATCCTACTTG ACCATTCAGAAGCTGAAGGAGAGAATATCGAATATACTTGGCCATCATGAAATATCAAGATAA
- the LOC135580984 gene encoding dehydration-responsive element-binding protein 2B-like isoform X2, which yields MRGKGGPENRSCRYRGVRQRTWGKWVAEIREPNRGNRLWLGTFPTAVQAALAYDDAARAMYGTSARINLPGGVRRDSSESTTTLHHSDAIGASVSCADQIKFLITKLKDEAHSDRMNVSGSRERIIEFPTVELEDEGGRNEEPSFVADACNVELYQSDAPEGEFSIEDMLRIMGADTDNSDADHFGAVGRETNWQCTDPVDMSLDVRHTDAPTVWDIEQNPFDYSDTLLRSLGEDWEYGPGETPNTVDFGISCADLLSSPERWYKS from the coding sequence ATGCGAGGCAAAGGAGGACCGGAAAACCGCAGTTGTAGATACCGCGGTGTAAGACAGCGCACCTGGGGCAAGTGGGTTGCTGAGATTCGAGAACCAAATCGCGGTAATCGCCTTTGGTTGGGAACCTTCCCAACTGCAGTCCAAGCTGCTCTAGCTTACGATGATGCTGCAAGAGCCATGTATGGAACTTCAGCCCGCATCAATCTGCCTGGAGGTGTGAGGAGGGATTCGAGCGAGTCTACCACAACCTTGCATCATTCCGATGCGATTGGTGCCTCCGTGTCCTGTGCAGACCAAATCAAATTTCTTATTACCAAGCTGAAAGATGAGGCTCATTCCGATCGTATGAATGTCTCTGGCTCCCGGGAGCGCATCATCGAGTTTCCAACAGTGGAATTAGAAGATGAGGGTGGACGTAACGAGGAACCATCATTCGTAGCTGATGCTTGCAATGTGGAGCTTTATCAGTCTGATGCACCTGAAGGTGAATTCTCCATAGAAGATATGCTGAGAATTATGGGCGCCGATACTGACAACAGTGACGCTGACCATTTTGGTGCTGTTGGTAGAGAAACAAACTGGCAGTGCACTGATCCTGTGGACATGTCGTTGGACGTTAGGCATACAGATGCCCCAACAGTATGGGACATTGAGCAAAATCCTTTTGACTATAGCGATACTCTTTTAAGGTCCCTGGGTGAAGACTGGGAATACGGCCCGGGGGAAACGCCCAATACTGTGGACTTTGGAATTTCTTGTGCAGACTTGCTTTCAAGCCCCGAGAGATGGTACAAATCTTAG
- the LOC135580984 gene encoding dehydration-responsive element-binding protein 2B-like isoform X1 — protein MVMMMMEPNRTRKVRRGRNGSHSVAETIARWREHNRQLQCSIDGEKRIRKPPAKGSKKGCMRGKGGPENRSCRYRGVRQRTWGKWVAEIREPNRGNRLWLGTFPTAVQAALAYDDAARAMYGTSARINLPGGVRRDSSESTTTLHHSDAIGASVSCADQIKFLITKLKDEAHSDRMNVSGSRERIIEFPTVELEDEGGRNEEPSFVADACNVELYQSDAPEGEFSIEDMLRIMGADTDNSDADHFGAVGRETNWQCTDPVDMSLDVRHTDAPTVWDIEQNPFDYSDTLLRSLGEDWEYGPGETPNTVDFGISCADLLSSPERWYKS, from the exons ATGGTCATGATGATGATGGAGCCTAATAG GACAAGGAAAGTACGCAGGGGGAGGAATGGCTCTCATTCTGTGGCAGAGACTATTGCTCGGTGGAGAGAGCATAATCGCCAGCTTCAGTGTTCCATTGATGGTGAAAAGCGAATTCGAAAACCTCCGGCAAAGGGATCAAAGAAAGGTTGCATGCGAGGCAAAGGAGGACCGGAAAACCGCAGTTGTAGATACCGCGGTGTAAGACAGCGCACCTGGGGCAAGTGGGTTGCTGAGATTCGAGAACCAAATCGCGGTAATCGCCTTTGGTTGGGAACCTTCCCAACTGCAGTCCAAGCTGCTCTAGCTTACGATGATGCTGCAAGAGCCATGTATGGAACTTCAGCCCGCATCAATCTGCCTGGAGGTGTGAGGAGGGATTCGAGCGAGTCTACCACAACCTTGCATCATTCCGATGCGATTGGTGCCTCCGTGTCCTGTGCAGACCAAATCAAATTTCTTATTACCAAGCTGAAAGATGAGGCTCATTCCGATCGTATGAATGTCTCTGGCTCCCGGGAGCGCATCATCGAGTTTCCAACAGTGGAATTAGAAGATGAGGGTGGACGTAACGAGGAACCATCATTCGTAGCTGATGCTTGCAATGTGGAGCTTTATCAGTCTGATGCACCTGAAGGTGAATTCTCCATAGAAGATATGCTGAGAATTATGGGCGCCGATACTGACAACAGTGACGCTGACCATTTTGGTGCTGTTGGTAGAGAAACAAACTGGCAGTGCACTGATCCTGTGGACATGTCGTTGGACGTTAGGCATACAGATGCCCCAACAGTATGGGACATTGAGCAAAATCCTTTTGACTATAGCGATACTCTTTTAAGGTCCCTGGGTGAAGACTGGGAATACGGCCCGGGGGAAACGCCCAATACTGTGGACTTTGGAATTTCTTGTGCAGACTTGCTTTCAAGCCCCGAGAGATGGTACAAATCTTAG
- the LOC135611915 gene encoding protein BREAST CANCER SUSCEPTIBILITY 2 homolog A-like encodes MMPPPPTDLPTWEILPTADGHFQWAAAAGDPGVQPEPPLRTLARGVNSHPDHRLPSMADLSTLARPKLPEGGDGGRGDGERFPMFRTGTGRAVSVSESSIRKARSVLGGGGDTDTSGSIRHGIETTSGGQDDRFPLFRTGSGKSVTIKESSLRKAAVVLEGNGINKGDKVTLDVGAKDELFPMFSTGSGKPVTVKESSIRKAAAIFIGENMEKESPNPLQCDRNNHDGHEKYVLLDPSSTEKALSIIDGSNPKTEQLHENFRWDMNQETAGTSLLDCVDVNSVQRSPENCINKFCSTGSHLTNGQLQKTLEHKLDSSDCGQSPVKFQTAGGRYVSISNDALKRARNLLGESDIEVSEDNITLDQPLSSFLRNKNNLVDTFWNKENISSPHSPHCGGMSKLVSRTPPSLTKRRQFSLTRKIKSDSYTLDQENARSFALENIYSGNKTPVNQKPEKDDLHSAGSAVEIVRRIENGDGMSFGGPLIDISNIAGDCMNMNRLPNEKRRPGKTSYVSPFKRPRSSRYVELLFSIFIIPVPLFIFYMIILFMI; translated from the exons ATGATGCCGCCGCCGCCGACGGACCTCCCAACATGGGAGATACTTCCTACCGCCGATGGTCACTTCCAGTGGGCCGCCGCTGCCGGGGATCCCGGCGTGCAACCGGAGCCGCCGCTCCGAACCCTAGCACGCGGAGTGAATAGCCACCCAGATCATCGCCTCCCTTCCATGGCGGATCTCTCGACCCTAG CTCGTCCGAAGCTTCCGGAGGGTGGAGATGGTGGCCGTGGAGATGGAGAGAGGTTTCCGATGTTTCGGACGGGAACCGGGAGAGCAGTTTCGGTGAGCGAGAGTTCCATCAGGAAGGCGAGGTCTGTTCTCGGAGGAGGGGGCGATACGGACACAAGTGGATCAATAAGACATG GGATTGAAACAACGTCAGGTGGTCAAGATGATCGATTTCCACTGTTTCGTACTGGATCTGGGAAGTCAGTTACTATAAAAGAATCTTCACTTAGGAAAGCAGCAGTTGTTCTTGAAGGAAATGGTATAAATAAAG GGGATAAGGTAACTTTGGATGTTGGTGCCAAAGATGAGCTGTTTCCGATGTTTAGTACTGGATCAGGAAAGCCAGTCACAGTAAAAGAATCTTCAATTAGAAAGGCAGCAGCTATCTTTATAGGAGAAAATATGGAGAAag AATCTCCAAATCCTCTGCAATGTGACAGAAACAATCATGATGGGCATGAGAAATATGTTTTACTCGATCCTTCTTCAACTGAAAAGGCACTGTCTATTATTGATGGAAGCAATCCAAAGACAG AACAGTTGCACGAAAATTTTAGGTGGGACATGAATCAGGAAACTGCTGGAACAAGTCTTCTTGACTGTGTTGATGTGAACTCAGTTCAAAGAAGTCCAGAAAATTGCATCAATAAATTTTGTTCAACAGGAAGCCACTTAACCAATGGTCAGCTACAGAAAACTCTGGAGCATAAATTGGATTCTTCTGATTGTGGACAGTCTCCTGTTAAGTTCCAAACTGCCGGTGGAAGGTATGTATCAATTTCTAATGATGCATTAAAACGTGCAAGGAACCTTCTTGGGGAGTCAGATATAGAAGTTTCAGAGGACAACATCACACTAGATCAACCTTTGTCCTCATTTCTAAGAAATAAGAATAATCTTGTCGACACATTTTGGAATAAAGAGAACATCTCATCTCCTCATTCTCCCCATTGTGGGGGAATGAGCAAGCTTGTCTCAAGGACCCCACCTTCTCTTACCAAGAGAAGGCAGTTTTCTCTCACTCGGAAAATAAAGTCTGATAGTTATACGCTAGATCAGGAGAATGCCAGAAGCTTCGCTTTGGAGAATATTTACTCAGGCAACAAAACACCTGTCAATCAAAAGCCTGAAAAAGATGACCTTCACTCTGCTGGTAGTGCTGTTGAAATTGTTAGAAGGATTGAGAATGGTGATGGCATGTCTTTCGGTGGACCACTGATTGATATTTCGAACATAGCTGGAGATTGTATGAATATGAATCGGCTTCCCAACGAAAAGAGAAGACCTGGCAAAACGAGTTATGTTTCTCCATTTAAAAGGCCACGCAGCTCTAGGTATGTTGAGCTATTATTTTCTATCTTTATTATACCTGTGCCATtgtttatattttatatgatCATTCTATTTATGATCTAG